In Synechococcus sp. UW69, the following are encoded in one genomic region:
- a CDS encoding HAD family hydrolase: MNELRWWLLRRRLRSIQLLVLDVDGVLTDGGLWFDAEGHLSKRFDVRDGLGIRLLQQAGLHVAFLSGGQGGATEVRARQLGISHCLVGIKDKPAALTALQNELGISAEQTAFVGDDLNDLAVRPVVALLFAPADACWPVRRGADAVVRRQGGHGAVRELAERILQGRGRWGHLSRDGWKDRND, from the coding sequence ATGAACGAATTGCGCTGGTGGTTGCTTCGGCGTCGCCTCAGATCGATTCAGCTGCTTGTGCTGGACGTGGACGGTGTTCTTACCGATGGGGGCCTTTGGTTTGATGCCGAAGGGCATCTGAGCAAGCGCTTCGACGTACGCGATGGTCTTGGGATCCGCTTGCTGCAACAGGCAGGTCTTCATGTCGCCTTTCTCAGTGGTGGCCAGGGAGGAGCGACAGAAGTGCGTGCCCGGCAACTGGGCATCAGCCATTGCCTTGTCGGGATCAAGGACAAGCCGGCGGCCCTCACAGCCCTTCAAAACGAACTGGGAATTAGCGCCGAGCAAACGGCCTTTGTGGGCGATGACCTCAACGATCTGGCAGTCAGGCCGGTGGTGGCACTGTTGTTCGCACCCGCCGACGCCTGTTGGCCCGTCCGGCGCGGTGCCGATGCGGTGGTCCGCCGTCAGGGCGGCCATGGGGCCGTCCGTGAGCTGGCGGAGCGCATCCTTCAGGGGCGTGGACGCTGGGGCCACTTGAGCCGCGACGGCTGGAAAGACCGCAACGATTGA
- the pseB gene encoding UDP-N-acetylglucosamine 4,6-dehydratase (inverting), protein MAKSILITGGTGSFGKAFLKKILESKLYERIVIYSRDELKQWELQQTFSIQKYPSLRYFLGDIRDKSRLREALENIDVVVHAAALKQVPAAEYNPMEFIKTNVLGANNLIEACLATSVKKVIALSTDKAAAPINLYGATKLCSDKLFVAANNIKGNKEILFSVVRYGNVMGSRGSVIPYFLNMKKSGKLPITDIKMTRFNITLADGVKMVEWAMNNALGGEIFVPKIPSYRVIDVADAIDETCEKDIIGIRPGEKLHEEMITESDAPNTIDIGKYYAILPSDKTYEQKYIDAGITFKKFSLENGSYNSGTNSEFLSVESLKELIKNECKNIDI, encoded by the coding sequence ATGGCCAAGAGTATATTAATCACAGGTGGGACGGGAAGTTTTGGGAAAGCATTTCTAAAAAAAATATTGGAATCTAAACTATACGAAAGGATAGTAATTTACAGCAGGGATGAATTAAAGCAGTGGGAATTACAGCAAACATTCTCAATCCAAAAATATCCATCACTAAGATACTTTTTAGGGGATATAAGAGATAAGTCAAGACTGAGAGAGGCTCTGGAAAATATTGATGTAGTAGTTCATGCAGCAGCACTTAAGCAAGTACCTGCTGCTGAATACAATCCAATGGAATTCATCAAGACAAATGTACTAGGCGCGAACAACCTAATAGAAGCCTGCCTAGCAACATCTGTCAAAAAAGTAATTGCACTAAGCACTGATAAAGCAGCAGCACCAATAAATCTGTACGGAGCGACAAAATTGTGTTCAGACAAGTTGTTTGTAGCGGCTAATAATATCAAAGGCAATAAAGAAATCTTATTTAGCGTTGTAAGATACGGAAATGTCATGGGCTCAAGGGGTTCCGTAATTCCATACTTTTTGAATATGAAAAAATCGGGTAAATTACCAATAACTGATATAAAGATGACAAGATTCAACATCACTCTTGCGGACGGAGTAAAAATGGTCGAATGGGCGATGAACAATGCACTAGGTGGTGAGATATTCGTACCTAAAATACCAAGTTACAGGGTAATAGACGTAGCAGATGCTATAGATGAGACTTGCGAAAAAGATATAATTGGAATTCGACCAGGAGAAAAACTGCACGAAGAAATGATAACTGAATCTGACGCACCAAACACTATTGATATTGGTAAATATTATGCAATCCTGCCATCAGACAAAACATATGAGCAGAAATATATTGATGCAGGCATAACCTTCAAAAAATTTAGCCTAGAGAATGGATCATACAACTCAGGCACAAACTCCGAATTTCTTAGTGTAGAAAGCCTTAAGGAACTGATAAAGAATGAATGTAAAAACATAGATATCTAA
- a CDS encoding SIS domain-containing protein, whose amino-acid sequence MSALTRCLEEESSAIATAAERLSSDQVEAALALLEHCADRKAKLVITGVGKSGIVARKIAATFSSIGLMALFLNPTDALHGDLGVVAAEDVCLLLSNSGETTELLEVLPHLTRRGTGRIAIVGRADSTLARGSDVVLEAGVDREVCPLNLAPTASTAVAMAIGDALAAVWMERRGISPADFALNHPAGSLGKQLTLTAADLMVPASQLHPLQPHTPLPEVIGGLTRDGIGSGWVENPDNPGGLLGILTDGDLRRALQDNGAETWSHLTAKDLMTADPITVKADVLVVKALEQMEHNRRKPISVLPVVNQEHQLMGLLRLHDLVQAGLA is encoded by the coding sequence TTGTCCGCTCTCACCCGCTGCCTTGAGGAGGAATCCTCAGCGATCGCCACTGCTGCCGAACGTTTAAGCAGCGACCAGGTGGAGGCCGCCCTGGCCCTGTTGGAGCACTGTGCAGACCGCAAGGCCAAGCTTGTAATCACCGGTGTAGGCAAGAGCGGAATCGTGGCTCGCAAGATCGCTGCCACGTTCTCTTCGATCGGTCTCATGGCCCTGTTCCTCAATCCCACCGACGCACTCCATGGCGATCTGGGTGTGGTGGCGGCCGAGGACGTCTGCCTGCTCCTGTCCAACAGCGGCGAGACCACGGAACTCTTGGAGGTGCTACCCCATCTCACCCGACGCGGAACGGGTCGGATCGCCATCGTTGGGCGTGCTGACTCCACCTTGGCCCGCGGCAGTGACGTGGTGCTGGAAGCGGGCGTGGACCGTGAAGTATGTCCTCTGAATCTGGCTCCTACCGCCAGCACAGCCGTGGCTATGGCCATCGGCGATGCCTTGGCTGCGGTTTGGATGGAACGGCGCGGTATCTCACCAGCAGATTTCGCACTGAATCACCCCGCCGGATCCTTGGGCAAACAGCTGACCCTCACGGCAGCCGACCTGATGGTGCCCGCCAGTCAGCTCCACCCCCTGCAGCCCCACACCCCATTACCGGAGGTGATCGGCGGTCTGACACGCGACGGCATCGGCAGTGGTTGGGTCGAAAATCCAGACAACCCGGGGGGCCTTCTTGGCATCCTCACGGATGGAGATCTTCGCCGTGCCCTGCAGGATAACGGCGCTGAAACCTGGAGCCATCTGACAGCCAAGGATTTGATGACCGCCGATCCGATCACGGTGAAAGCCGATGTTTTGGTGGTGAAGGCTCTGGAGCAGATGGAGCACAACCGACGGAAACCCATCTCTGTGCTGCCCGTGGTGAATCAAGAGCATCAACTAATGGGTCTGCTGCGCCTACATGATCTGGTTCAGGCCGGGCTCGCATGA
- a CDS encoding CCA tRNA nucleotidyltransferase, which produces MDLPGVPSSVLEALKSAARSLGIPRLALVGGVVRDQLLLQRCAHTWSDIPDLDWVVEGDAAALVAELIHQLGSERINGVEEHGAFGTVTFQLDGISVDLATARREHYPAPAENPIVRLGTLQADLARRDFTINAMALDVVNNELIDLHDGQKDLVAGQLKFLHSGSVQDDPTRVIRAARYAARLGFELAGESREQIRITIEKWPWNWSQGDEAFSAPPALASRMRMELGRLLEREPWAKAFDLLEEWGALTLLDPQLQTDQRRTERLRWAQRLDLPLMPALLVAATDPVAIAQRLQIHGKQQKWVQQCGAIRDWLVNTAPSSEANPSIWSTAIEQQGWEPEAVALAVSLRPVKWKPLLRWWGRWRRIQAPQTARELIAEGWQPGPGIGEELRKQRKAAQDLSR; this is translated from the coding sequence ATGGATCTTCCAGGTGTGCCGTCTTCTGTTCTGGAGGCACTAAAGAGTGCTGCGCGGTCGCTTGGTATCCCGCGTCTAGCACTAGTTGGTGGGGTCGTACGTGATCAGCTTCTGCTTCAAAGATGCGCCCACACCTGGTCTGATATACCTGATCTTGATTGGGTAGTAGAGGGCGATGCCGCTGCGCTCGTGGCGGAACTGATCCACCAACTTGGCTCCGAACGCATCAACGGTGTTGAAGAGCATGGAGCATTTGGAACAGTGACATTTCAGCTGGATGGTATTTCGGTGGATCTGGCTACGGCTCGACGGGAGCACTACCCCGCCCCGGCTGAGAATCCCATCGTCCGCCTAGGAACCCTCCAAGCTGACCTTGCGCGTCGGGACTTCACCATCAATGCCATGGCACTAGACGTGGTGAACAATGAGCTGATAGATCTACATGATGGACAAAAGGATCTCGTCGCTGGTCAGCTGAAGTTTCTGCACTCAGGCAGCGTGCAGGACGACCCAACCCGGGTCATCCGGGCCGCCCGCTACGCCGCAAGGCTGGGTTTCGAACTAGCTGGGGAGAGCCGTGAGCAAATCCGTATCACCATCGAGAAATGGCCCTGGAACTGGAGTCAGGGAGATGAAGCATTTTCCGCCCCACCAGCCCTGGCCAGTCGAATGAGGATGGAGCTAGGGCGGCTCCTGGAACGGGAACCCTGGGCAAAAGCCTTTGATTTGCTGGAGGAGTGGGGGGCGCTGACACTATTGGATCCGCAGCTTCAGACCGATCAACGACGTACGGAGCGGCTGCGCTGGGCCCAACGCCTGGACCTCCCATTGATGCCAGCTCTACTTGTGGCAGCAACGGACCCAGTAGCAATTGCACAACGGCTACAAATACATGGCAAGCAACAAAAATGGGTGCAGCAGTGTGGGGCTATTCGAGACTGGCTGGTGAATACCGCCCCGTCCTCGGAAGCCAATCCATCCATCTGGTCAACGGCTATTGAACAACAGGGCTGGGAACCGGAGGCGGTGGCCTTGGCTGTGTCCCTCAGGCCAGTGAAATGGAAGCCGCTACTGCGTTGGTGGGGCCGCTGGAGAAGAATTCAGGCACCACAGACGGCGCGGGAGCTAATCGCCGAAGGTTGGCAGCCTGGCCCAGGGATCGGGGAGGAATTGCGCAAACAGCGCAAAGCAGCACAGGACCTAAGCCGTTGA